The genomic interval ACTTAGTGTAACCATTGTGGATGAAAACGATACCGCTTCAACAGTCTCCCAAAAGGTTCAACAAAAGTGGCCGTTCCACAAAATTGCCATTGCTTCAGATCATGGTGGGTTTTACATGAAAGAAGAATTAAAAACTTTTTTGCGGGATAAAGATTTTATGATCATTGATCTTGGACCGGCCAATGCAAATGCCTGTGATTATCCTGATTACGCCATAAAAACAGCGGAAATGGTTTCTGAGGGCAAAGCGGATGTTGGCATTATGATTGACTCCGTTGGGATTGGATCAGCCATGGCCGCCAATCGTGTGCCGGGAATACTGGCGGCAAAATGCAACAATGTAACCGAAGCTAAAAGCGCCCGAGAACATAATTATGCAAATCTGCTCACTTTGGGCAGCAAAATAATCGGTAGTACCGCTGCAAACGATATTGTTCTTGCTTTCCTAAATACTAAAGGCGGGGCAGAACGGCACCAGGCTCGAATAGCCAAAATTTTAAATTACAAAGCAAAAGGAAGTAAATAGTGAAAGACAAAATTATCCCCGAAGCGTTAACTTTTGATGATGTAATGCTTCTTCCTGCACGATCAAATGTTTTGCCGCGTGATGTGCAAACCAATACCAGGTTGACCAAAAACATCAGCTTGAATATTCCGATTGTATCAGCGGCGATGGATACGGTTACCGAACAAAACCTGGCAATTGCCATGGCGCGCGAAGGTGGAATCGGAATTATCCATAAAAATATGTCCATAGAAAAACAGGCAGAGCAAGTTGACCGCGTAAAAAGATCTGAGAGCGGGATGATTCAGAAACCGGTTACCCTTGGCCCGGATAACACTTTGCTGGATGCGATTGAGTTGATGCGCAAATATCATATTTCCGGAATCCCAATTACGCAGGACAAAAAACTTCTTGGAATTTTGACCAATCGCGATATTCGCTTTGAAACCGATTTTAGTTTGCCATTGCACACACGAATGACCAAAGATAATCTTGTTACTGCAAAATACGGTACTTCCCTTGAAGAAGCAGAAATAATTTTGCAAAAAAACAGAATTGAAAAACTGCTGATTGTGGATGATGCGGGTGCTTTGAAAGGCTTGATCACGGTTAAGGATATTCAAAAGAAAAAAATGTTTCCCCATGCCTGTAAAGATGAGCATGGCCGTTTGCGGGTTGGCGCTGCCATCGGTGTAGGTGAAGATGGTATGAAACGAGCCGCGGCGCTGATTGAAGCACATGTTGATGTAATTGTGATTGACACTGCCCACGGTCATTCCGAAGGTGTTTTGGATACGGTTAAAAAATTTAAAAAACAATATCCGGAAACAGAAGTTATAGCGGGAAATATTGCAACTTATCAAGCTGCTAAAGATTTAATCACGGCTGGTGTTGATGCAATAAAAGTTGGTATTGGGCCTGGTTCCATTTGTACAACGCGTGTTGTAACCGGTGTTGGCGTCCCGCAAATTTGGGCCATAATGGAAACTGTTCGAGCAGCAGCTGAACATAATATCCCGATTATTGCAGATGGTGGGATTAAGTATTCCGGCGATATTGCCAAAGCATTGACCGCCGGAGCCAGCAGCGTGATGATTGGTGGATTATTTGCCGGAACCGATGAAAGCCCCGGTGAAGTAATTTTGCTTGATGGACGAAGCTACAAATCGGTTCGTGGAATGGGGTCGATTGGCGCTATGGCAGAGGGCAGTAAAGACCGTTATTTCCAGGAAGGTTTAGCGGTGGATAAACTGGTACCTGAAGGCATTGAAGGACGTGTGCCATATCGCGGACCGTTAAGCAGCTCGGTTTTCCAGATGGTTGGCGGCTTACGATCGGCGATGGGCTATACAGGATGTAAGACTATTTCTGAACTAAGTAAGAAAGCACAATTTGTAAAAATTAGTCCGGCCGGTTTGCAGGAA from Calditrichota bacterium carries:
- a CDS encoding RpiB/LacA/LacB family sugar-phosphate isomerase is translated as MKKLIREEEVREAAKTGKSIHVDSNTVFTPSAKDMAKELSVTIVDENDTASTVSQKVQQKWPFHKIAIASDHGGFYMKEELKTFLRDKDFMIIDLGPANANACDYPDYAIKTAEMVSEGKADVGIMIDSVGIGSAMAANRVPGILAAKCNNVTEAKSAREHNYANLLTLGSKIIGSTAANDIVLAFLNTKGGAERHQARIAKILNYKAKGSK
- the guaB gene encoding IMP dehydrogenase produces the protein MKDKIIPEALTFDDVMLLPARSNVLPRDVQTNTRLTKNISLNIPIVSAAMDTVTEQNLAIAMAREGGIGIIHKNMSIEKQAEQVDRVKRSESGMIQKPVTLGPDNTLLDAIELMRKYHISGIPITQDKKLLGILTNRDIRFETDFSLPLHTRMTKDNLVTAKYGTSLEEAEIILQKNRIEKLLIVDDAGALKGLITVKDIQKKKMFPHACKDEHGRLRVGAAIGVGEDGMKRAAALIEAHVDVIVIDTAHGHSEGVLDTVKKFKKQYPETEVIAGNIATYQAAKDLITAGVDAIKVGIGPGSICTTRVVTGVGVPQIWAIMETVRAAAEHNIPIIADGGIKYSGDIAKALTAGASSVMIGGLFAGTDESPGEVILLDGRSYKSVRGMGSIGAMAEGSKDRYFQEGLAVDKLVPEGIEGRVPYRGPLSSSVFQMVGGLRSAMGYTGCKTISELSKKAQFVKISPAGLQESHPHDVIITKESPNYSMR